In Ipomoea triloba cultivar NCNSP0323 chromosome 7, ASM357664v1, a single genomic region encodes these proteins:
- the LOC116025948 gene encoding mediator of RNA polymerase II transcription subunit 13 isoform X5, whose amino-acid sequence MWTNVFKIGGLHHISWFQFLPNESELNSLPDKSVKVDQKAAASWLVLSSHLQLQKEGFLSTWTNSFVGPWDPSQGLHNPDEKIKLWLFLPGHYSTVVEKAQPAVSRLRVLASGLWVAPGDSEEVAAALSHALRNCVERALKALSYMRYGDVFARYYPFSHNEDSLRRGQPVIEFFFTSTEEAVFVHAVISSKHVRALASGDIEKISKRSSHSSGNRLPVVVSPHGMRGRLTGCCPSDLVKQVYLSSGKCTSSNGIVALPYHVSQDSGCQLRGLNYFVEVTIGCPATGTGKTLRPHSNSQKSLPGHNMAESQAVAKVGQSRAPDICERMFIYPSEAVLVPVMQTAYAKSSLKRFWLQNWIGPSLSVSSSFIHCDSKGNSRDVSWIESNGVRTQHGYRSSSNSNNSSLSSISSSSSDSDYRAGDLEADADSLMCRQSGLSSSDQSHNVSLKTQGLKRPITGVSESYSQAGVTNSLNNDYTSMEVGNSAITGGNDQIGLQWGWDDDDRGGMDIQALLSEFGDFGDFFENDVLTFGEPPGTAESQALVFTGADCGDIGNSPCTSVMDLPEQMLAPVGYQSFDSFNPPPSLATIDDSVSKPQEVIKGTESSYQVNSTPASSTGEFDHLIKAEAMMTFAPEYGAVEAHASEISNSVFASPYIPKSRKVETANSSTNSYVYSANPPSSPLFGGSDENSGMAANFKTSAGKHDATSTLQSKKYYTHVDCRKDRNDKKLPNSENCATQEAQAAVSAFSVLDSTNTVKSVQSKSGKTDDGSFKAENVVPSIKTLFATEVECLMCQAFMCKIRHTLLSSNNPPVGSRFSASTILSQPPADSIVTIDNMSSKYEVKKKESIPARIAGDIDVRLLDGSFNSPVGVLRSASKGSKLMSSGIEACQSGPHNSYVEENMLSYGLRQPLQELLDGMALLVQQATSFVDVSLDADCNDGPFGWLALQEQWRRGFACGPSMAHAGCGGLLASCHSLDIAGVELVDPLSTDVQASFAISLLQSDVKSALKSAFGTLDGPLSVTDWCKGRAQSNDSAISGDGSLAESTASANGSRGDEATERRLSQDALSESEQLLNARLRPTIAAVPYPGILVGYQDDWLKTSPSSLQLWEKAPFEPYAMPKNMLYYVVCPDIDPLTKAATDFFQQLGTVYDTCKLGTHSPHSLGNEMEIDSGKNSSSGFVLIDCPQSMKIDSSSASMLGSISDYFLSLSNGWDLESFLKSLSKVLRTLKLSSCLNPKDGKSGPCTVIYVVCPFPEPLAVLQTVVESSTAIGSVMFASDKERRSTLHNQVGKALSYSAAVDEAFSNVLTLSGFCIPKLVLQIVPVDAIFRVTSPPLSELVILKDIAFTVYNKARKISRGSSNDMAPSSLSSRSHPVLMQMTSPVPGMWKDYGARGSSFQREGELDASLRHGTWDSSWQTSRAGGIGCDPNRIGDFVFQDEIRYLFEPLFILAEPGSLDRGLSFPVSGNLASESSKHLLDDVVSGSGDVGSSSMPEMSESDGSGSCHQKLHCCYGWTEDWRWLVCIWTDSRGELLDSYIHPFGGISSRQDTKGLQSLFVQILQQGCQILQACAPDASIANPRDFVIARIGCFFELECQEWQKALYAVGGSEVKKWSLQLRRSVPDGVTPSSNGTSLQQQEMNLIQERTLPSSPSPLYSPHSKASAFIKGGLVQPNARQQLIGGHTIVDNSRGLLQWVQSISFVSVSIDHSLQLVVQAESASQGTNQSSGVLGQPSYLEGYTPVKSLSSTSSSYVFIPSPNMRFLPPTILQLPTCLTAESPPLAHLLHSKGSAVPLSTGFVVSKAVPSMRRDARNISKEEWPSVLSVSLVDYYGGNRAPQEKALKGGGSKAGVGKGLSSETRDFETETHLVLENIAAELHALSWMTVSPAYLERRSALPLHCDMVLRLRRLLHFADKEVSRLPEKAQV is encoded by the exons ATGTGGACAAATGTGTTCAAGATT GGTGGTTTACATCACATATCGTGGTTTCAGTTTCTTCCTAATGAATCTGAGCTCAATTCTCTGCCTGATAAgag TGTGAAAGTTGATCAAAAAGCTGCTGCATCATGGCTTGTGCTCTCATCGCATCTACAGTTGCAGAAAGAAGGATTTCTGAGCACTTGGACCAATTCTTTTGTGGGACCGTGGGATCCGTCGCAGGGCCTTCACAATCCAG ATGAAAAGATCAAGCTCTGGCTTTTTCTGCCTGGGCATTATTCGACTGTTGTTGAGAAGGCTCAGCCTGCTGTTTCCAGATTAAGAG TTCTTGCATCTGGACTCTGGGTGGCTCCTGGGGACTCGGAAGAAGTTGCTGCAGCTCTATCTCATGCCTTAAGGAACTGTGTGGAAAG AGCACTGAAAGCATTGTCCTACATGAGATATGGAGATGTATTTGCCAGATATTATCCATTTTCACATAATGAAGATTCATTGCG GAGAGGCCAGCCAGTGATTGAATTCTTCTTTACTTCTACAGAGGAGGCAGTGTTTGTGCATGCTGTAATATCTTCAAA ACATGTACGAGCACTTGCAAGTGGTGACATTGAGAAAATATCAAAACGTTCATCACACTCTTCCGGAAACAGACTTCCAG TTGTTGTATCACCTCATGGAATGCGTGGGAGGCTTACTGGATGTTGTCCAAGTGACCTTGTGAAGCAAGTATATCTCAG TTCTGGCAAGTGTACCTCTTCAAATGGGATTGTGGCTCTACCGTACCATGTATCTCAAGACTCTGGTTGTCAGCTGAGGGGACTGAACTACTTTGTTGAAGTTACCATTGGGTGTCCTGCCACGGGAACTGGCAAGACATTGAGACCACATTCAAATTCACAGAAAAGCCTCCCAGGCCATAATATGGCAGAATCCCAAGCAGTTGCCAAAGTTGGTCAGAGCAGGGCACCAGATATTTGTGAAAGAATGTTCATTTATCCTAGTGAGGCTGTTCTAGTTCCAGTCATGCAAACCGCCTATGCTAAATCATCTCTCAAAAG ATTCTGGCTACAAAACTGGATTGGGCCGTCATTGTCCGTTTCTTCCTCCTTCATACATTG TGACTCAAAGGGTAATTCAAGGGATGTATCTTGGATTGAATCAAATGGAGTTCGCACTCAGCACGGTTATCGTAGTAGCAGCAATAGCAACAATAGTAGTCTTAGTAGCATTAGCAGCTCTTCAAGTGACAGTGATTACAGGGCAGGTGATCTTGAAGCAGATGCTGATTCTTTAATGTGTAGGCAGTCTGGCTTATCTTCTTCAGATCAGTCACACAACGTTAGTCTTAAAACG CAGGGCTTGAAGCGGCCAATAACAGGGGTTTCGGAGTCTTACTCTCAGGCAGGAGTTACAAATTCACTCAATAATGATTACACTTCCATGGAAGTTGGAAATTCAGCCATTACTGGAGGAAATGATCAGATTGGCCTTCAGTGGGGTTGGGATGATGATGACAGAGGTGGTATGGATATTCAAGCACTTCTCTCAGAGTTTGGGGATTTTGGCGACTTCTTCGAGAATGATGTTTTGACTTTTGGGGAG CCCCCAGGAACTGCAGAGTCCCAGGCTCTTGTGTTTACAGGGGCAGATTGCGGTGATATTGGTAACAGTCCCTGTACATCAGTAATGGATTTGCCAGAGCAGATGCTTGCACCTGTAGGTTATCAATCATTTGATAGTTTTAATCCACCTCCTTCTTTGGCAACAATAGATGACTCTGTGAGCAAGCCTCAAGAAGTTATAAAAGGCACTGAATCTTCATACCAAGTTAACAGCACTCCTGCATCTTCTACTGGGGAGTTTGATCATTTGATAAAGGCTGAAGCTATGATGACATTTGCTCCAGAATATGGAGCAGTTGAAGCCCATGCCAGTGAGATCTCTAACTCAGTCTTTGCAAGCCCATATATCCCAAAATCCCGAAAAGTAGAGACTGCAAATTCAAGCACGAATAGCTATGTATATAGTGCAAATCCGCCTTCTTCTCCTTTGTTTGGTGGGTCTGATGAGAATTCTGGCATGGCTGCAAATTTTAAGACGTCTGCAGGAAAGCATGATGCAACTTCTACCCTTCAATCAAAGAAATATTATACTCATGTTGACTGCAGAAAGGATAGAAATGATAAAAAGTTACCTAACTCTGAGAACTGTGCTACTCAGGAGGCTCAAGCAGCAGTATCTGCATTTTCTGTTTTAGATTCTACAAATACTGTTAAATCTGTCCAGAGCAAATCTGGTAAAACAGATGATGGCTCATTTAAAGCTGAGAATGTTGTCCCATCAATTAAAACTCTCTTCGCAACAGAAGTTGAATGCTTAATGTGCCAGGCATTTATGTGTAAGATACGACATACACTGCTATCATCCAACAATCCTCCTGTTGGTAGCAGGTTTTCTGCAAGTACCATTTTGAGCCAGCCACCTGCTGATTCTATTGTCACAATTGACAATATGTCAAGCAAATATGAGGTGAAGAAGAAAGAATCTATACCAGCTAGGATAGCTGGTGATATTGATGTAAGATTATTAGATGGCTCATTTAATTCGCCAGTTGGTGTTTTGCGTTCTGCTTCTAAAGGCTCAAAGCTGATGTCATCTGGTATAGAAGCCTGTCAATCTGGACCACATAATTCATATGTTGAAGAAAATATGCTTTCGTATGGGCTGAGGCAACCACTTCAAGAGCTTCTTGATGGCATGGCATTACTTGTGCAGCAAGCCACATCATTTGTTGATGTGTCTCTGGATGCAGATTGTAATGATGGACCCTTTGGTTGGCTTGCACTGCAGGAACAATGGAGGCGTGGATTTGCATGTGGGCCTTCTATGGCCCATGCAGGCTGTGGGGGACTTTTAGCTTCCTGTCATTCACTGGATATTGCTGGTGTTGAACTTGTTGATCCACTTTCGACTGAT GTTCAAGCTTCATTTGCAATTAGTTTGCTGCAGTCTGATGTCAAAAGTGCTCTCAAATCTGCATTTGGCACTTTGGATGGACCGCTATCTGTGACTGATTGGTGCAAAGGTCGTGCGCAATCCAATGATTCTGCAATTTCAGGCGATGGATCTTTGGCAGAGTCCACTGCAAGTGCAA ATGGATCAAGAGGGGATGAAGCAACAGAGCGAAGATTAAGTCAGGATGCTTTATCAGAGTCAGAGCAGCTATTAAATGCGCGGCTCAGACCAACTATTGCTGCAGTTCCATATCCTGGCATACTTGTTGG GTACCAAGATGATTGGCTTAAGACATCGCCTAGCTCTTTACAACTCTGGGAAAAGGCTCCTTTTGAACCTTATGCTATGCCAAAAAAT ATGTTGTACTATGTTGTATGTCCAGATATTGATCCCTTAACAAAAGCTGCTACTGATTTTTTTCAACAACTTGGAACTG TTTATGACACTTGCAAACTGGGTACCCATTCACCTCATTCTCTGGGAAACGAGATGGAGATAGATTCTGGGAAGAACTCATCTTCTGGTTTCGTTCTAATAGATTGCCCTCAGTCAATGAAGATAGACAGCAGCAGCGCATCTATGTTGGGATCGATCAGtgattattttctctctctctccaatGGTTGGGATTTGGAAAGCTTTTTAAAGTCTCTTTCAAAAGTCCTCAGAACTTTAAAACTGAGTTCATGCCTGAACCCAAAAGATGGAAAAAGTGGTCCATGCACG GTCATCTATGTTGTATGCCCCTTTCCTGAGCCTCTTGCGGTCTTACAAACTGTGGTTGAGTCTTCTACGGCTATTGGATCAGTCATGTTTGCTTCTGACAAAGAGAGGCGATCTACGTTGCACAATCAAGTTGGGAAGGCGTTAAGTTACTCAGCAGCGGTGGATGAAGCATTCTCGAATGTTTTGACTCTTTCGGGCTTTTGTATCCCTAAATTGGTTTTGCAGATAGTGCCAGTTGATGCCATTTTTAGGGTTACAAGCCCTCCACTTAGTGAGCTTGTCATCCTGAAGGACATTGCTTTCACTGTTTACAATAAAGCTCGTAAAATTTCTCGTGGATCCTCTAATGACATGGCTCCATCTTCCTTATCAAGTAGATCACATCCAGTCCTCATGCAAATGACTTCTCCTGTTCCCGGGATGTGGAAGGATTATGGTGCCCGGGGTTCTTCCTTCCAGAGGGAGGGTGAACTCGATGCTAGCTTGAGGCATGGTACTTGGGACAGTTCCTGGCAGACATCAAGAGCTGGAGGAATTGGATGCGATCCAAACAGAATCGGAGACTTTGTTTTCCAAGATGAAATCCGTTATTTGTTTGAGCCGCTTTTCATTCTTGCTGAACCCGGTTCTTTAGATCGTGGACTTTCATTCCCGGTTTCTGGGAACCTTGCATCTGAATCTTCGAAACATTTGTTGGATGATGTTGTAAGTGGAAGCGGAGATGTTGGATCAAGCTCTATGCCCGAAATGTCGGAATCAGATGGCTCTGGATCTTGCCACCAAAAGCTGCACTGTTGCTATGGATGGACTGAGGATTGGCGATGGCTAGTATGCATATGGACCGATTCAAGGGGAGAGCTGCTCGACAGTTACATACATCCCTTTGGAGGAATAAGTAGCAGGCAGGATACAAAGGGTCTACAATCGCTTTTCGTCCAAATTTTGCAGCAAGGGTGTCAGATACTTCAGGCGTGTGCCCCCGATGCTTCCATTGCAAACCCTAGAGACTTTGTGATTGCACGCATAGGATGCTTCTTCGAGCTCGAGTGCCAGG AATGGCAGAAAGCGCTATATGCCGTTGGGGGTTCTGAGGTGAAAAAGTGGTCTTTACAACTCCGACGATCTGTACCTGACGGGGTTACTCCGAGCAGCAATGGAACTTCGTTGCAACAACAGGAAATGAATCTAATACAAGAGAGAACGCTACCGTCTTCCCCTAGCCCACTGTACAGTCCCCACTCGAAGGCTTCTGCGTTCATTAAAGGTGGTTTGGTACAGCCCAACGCGAGGCAGCAGCTAATTGGCGGGCACACTATAGTGGATAATTCTCGAGGTTTACTTCAGTGGGTCCAAAGCATTAGTTTCGTCTCGGTCTCAATTGATCACTCGTTACAACTCGTGGTTCAAGCAGAATCAGCGTCTCAAG ggACAAATCAAAGCAGTGGCGTTTTAGGGCAGCCGAGTTATCTCGAAGGATATACTCCCGTGAAGTCGCTCTCGTCTACTTCTTCATCCTACGTATTCATTCCGTCACCCAACATGCGTTTCCTTCCCCCCACGATTCTTCAGCTTCCGACATGTCTCACCGCCGAATCCCCGCCATTGGCGCATCTTCTCCACAGTAAAGGCTCCGCAGTCCCGCTATCCACAGGCTTTGTGGTTTCAAAAGCCGTACCTTCGATGAGGAGGGACGCCAGGAACATTTCGAAAGAAGAATGGCCTTCGGTTCTTTCGGTCAGCCTTGTCGACTACTACGGAGGCAACCGCGCCCCCCAAGAGAAAGCATTGAAGGGCGGTGGCAGCAAAGCCGGGGTAGGAAAGGGATTGAGCTCAGAAACGCGGGACTTTGAAACGGAGACCCACCTGGTTCTCGAGAACATAGCTGCAGAGCTCCACGCTCTGTCGTGGATGACCGTAAGCCCCGCCTACCTGGAAAGGCGATCCGCTCTCCCTCTTCACTGCGACATGGTGTTGAGGCTTCGGAGGCTGCTCCATTTCGCCGACAAGGAAGTTTCTCGGCTGCCGGAGAAGGCCCAAGTTTAG